Genomic DNA from Manihot esculenta cultivar AM560-2 chromosome 15, M.esculenta_v8, whole genome shotgun sequence:
CATGCTTACTGAGAATATCAAACTTCCTTTTGTGAAAGAACCATTACCCTTTTGCCTCGAAAATGTCCTAATGTTTGTCCTTACTTTTCCAGGCAGAAGCCTTTGCTTCCTACTTTTGATTCTGCTGAAACTCGCTCTTTAGCAGAAGGTTTATGCAGGTAATCACTAATGCAAATAACTTCATGCATAATGAGTACCTGTTGTAAATATATACTCAAATTTTGCACTTAACTTAAAATCTTTAAAGCTTTCATGTCATTGATGTGCTCTACAATTTCTCTTGTACAGGGATATTGTTCGTGGGAACCCTGATGTCAAGTGGGAAAGCATTAAAGGATTAGAGAATGCCAAACGTTTACTGAAAGAAGCAGTTGTCATGCCAATAAAATATCCCAAGTATGACTTTGCCAGATTTCACTTCCACTTATGAAGAATGATTGATTTTACTCTAGATATGATTGTGGCTTTGGGTCTACATTAATCTTAGTTGATAAAAAACATATAGATGCCAATATAACAGGGTGGGAAACATCTTTAAGAGCCAAGATTGGAATATTCACATTAGCAAAATAAAGTTATGTTGTTACCCTTCTCTGGAAGCAAAAAGCGCATATGTGGAATTCCACTATATTTTGATTTCACATCATCACAAAAATATGTTTTGTTCTTTAACTAATGGATTTATGTGATAAGAATTGAAACTCAATAGAGCACACCTCATGTTATGGATGTGTGAAAAGTTTGATCACTGTTGCCACGTTAAAGCATGGAGATCCTTTAGTAAAATGGGGAACAAACAATTCTcattttccttcaattttcaGAGCTTGAGACGCttgtatgtattttttttcttaattgaaTGACGTTCTTCGTTTCCTTTCTTGTTTGGAAGAAATAAAGGAAGGTATCAAGGTCTGAGGTATTGCTAAGGCTAGTTGTCACAAAGGTTGGATGGCCAGTGCAGTAGTAAACTTTAAActtctctttaccttgctttgTATATCTAATGTTGATTCTCTTGAGATCTTCAGAAAATCTTGGTCTGCCTTAAATGTTTCTCTGCATTTGGTCAGATGCACATATTAGCTGTTGTACAATTGCATGGGAAGTTAAAATCTGTCAATTTTCTGTAGGATGGTTAGCTATAATCTTGTGTAATAATCTGAAACATTGCTTCAAGAGAGATTTTACGTTAATTTTTACTAAGCTTACTTTTCGCACTTGTAGGTACTTCACTGGTCTTCTATCACCATGGAAAGGCATTCTTCTTTTTGGTCCTCCAGGGACAGGAAAGGTTTGTGAAACTTGTTACTTGTAACTTTTAATAATCTCTTGTTCTTGTGTTTTCTTTGCTTGTTGGCATCTTTACCTAGATAGAACTGTTATTCATTTAATTCattcctttgttctttttggGTCAAAACTTGTTACATTTCTTAAGCATTCTGcccaaactttttttttcttttttaccttTTTGTCCACGTTCTCCTTTTGGGCTGTGTGGAGGTAATCTATTTAGATCGAGTATGCTTATTAAACAATTAGACTTCATTTAACTCTTACGTCTGATTGCTCACATAAATATTCATAGTCTGATATGAATTGTAATACTTTTGATGTGACAAACAGATTTCACTCTTTGTTTTCTAAAAACTTGAACATTTTGGAGAGACCATTTTCAGTTATGTCTTGGCCTTGATGAGTGGCTGTGCTGACACTGAAGTTGTCAGCATGATTTGCACCTCTTTCTATCCTGTGCCTGGTCTCTTGCATTATTTCAAGAAATGTTTTTCATGGAATCCAAAATAATCTAGAGAAAGAAAACAATGGGTATTTCTATTATATTATTGAATAGGGACCAGGACATAAAAGGTCTTACGGGTCAGGGGCAAAGTCATCCACCATCTCATGAACATGTTGGACTTTCCATCTTGGTTTTTCCTATGTGTTAAATTTGGACCAGGTCTAATTCAACCTAAAAGCTAGCTTAAGAGGGAGGAGTAGCTAAGTTAAGGAGCACATTACCTGTCCCAAACCAATGTGGGATATACTCCCTTACGCCTAGAACCTTACGCCTAGAACTATACAAGAGCGTGAAATATTTACGGGACGCCAAACATCATTAGAGAGGCTTTGATATTATGTTAAATTTGCCTATTCCAAAccaatgtgggattcaacactaTGACACAATTTGCCGTCAACAAGTCTGACTATTCTCCCTTCCACGGCCCCGAATGACTCTTGAATTAAGATGGCTTTATCTGATAAAGTTGCTGTTTTATGTACAATGCTTTATTTCCATAATTGATGGTGAAAAAGTTCTTGATCTCTGGTTTCTTGACGATGTTTTATCTcacttatttttattgatatgatgattactatacaaactttTCATTCAGACAATGCTTGCAAAGGCTGTCGCTACAGAGTGCAACACCACATTTTTCAATATTTCAGCATCTTCTGTTGTTAGCAAGTGGCGAGGTACGTTATTGGCTGGCAACTTTCTTTCCGATATCACATTGTTCCTTATATtgatctttctttggaactgtGTATTCTTGAAGTTCTGGTTTGTCTGGAATCAAACCAAATTATTGCATGATCAGTCAAGGACGCCATGAATTGCTGGCTTATGTTTTTAGAGGAACTGACAAAGAGGTTCCATATTTTTGGTGAACTTATTGGATCTGTCTTCTCTGGTTGTTAACTTGTCATATAGCTATTATCTGCTGGAAGGTTTAAGTCTTATTATGTAAAGTAGGTAAGCAAGGACATCTAAAGTTCTCTGTATTTTCAGAAAGACAGGGAGAGGCCATAAAACGGATGAAACTTTAGACACTGAGATAAATTTTAAGGTGGCAGCTGCTTCAGTTATTGCTATCATGATGGTAATAGATAGGCTTGCAAGTTCCCATTGTGGTGTCCAGCTTTTACTTGGACAATTTGATTTTTCACTAAAATAGCATAGGTTTCTTCATTGCATATATGCATCTTCTTGAACATTTCCTATATTGTGGATATGCCCTTTTCTGTACCTTTTGAGAAGTTTTGCTGTCAATACAATAGCTAAAGGGtatctaatatattttatacaaCCCTGCAGGTGATTCGGAAAAGTTAGTGAAGGTGTTATTTGAACTTGCTAGGCATCATGCACCATCTACTATTTTTATTGATGAAATTGATGCAATTATTAGTCAACGGGGCGAAGGTCGCAGTGAGCATGAAGCAAGTAGGCGTTTGAAAACTGAGCTACTCATACAGGTGATGTTTATTTCttcaaggttttttttttaaaatatatatatatatatttgtgtgTATGTGTGCATATTTTTCACAGACATGATCTATATCCCCTTTGCCTTTATGTGTGGTCCCCTTATTATTTTGGAAATGGGATGATTTTCCATCCCAGGGTTGGAGGAATCAAAATGGGTCATAGCTTGGCGTTAGAGTATGATAAGCACTATAAATTTTAGCAGCCTCGCAAACAGATATTGGAATTCTCCGTGAAGCATAGCAGTCGCCATTAAATTTGCTGtatatttatttcttaatttattgCATTAAAATTCAGTCCTACTTTCTTTGGGAATCTTGATCACAACTTGCTTATGTTTATACCTGTCCTCAAGAAGTGGAATGAACATAACCAATGCTTTGAGACCCTTCCCATTGTTCTCTCACGTAAACCATATACTTCTAGAGGTTTTTATCCCAATTGACAGGTTAGATGCAATATTTGAATGTTTTCAGCACTTCAATTAGTCCATTGCATGTCACTGAATTCTGAATGTAATCTTTGTATACTTCTCTGGAAATGGAATCATTTCATGTTAATTTGTTTTCTCAAAAACTAATTCGGATTAGATTGCAGATGGATGGTTTGATGCGGACAGAAGAGCTAGTTTTTGTTTTGGCAGCAACAAATCTCCCCTGGGAGTTGGATGCAGCCATGCTCCGGCGTCTTGAGAAGCGAGTATCCTTCAATATTTTCTGTTGAGCTTTACAACATACAAATTAGTGAAATGGATTAgaaaggaaaaaaggaaaaacaaagtTTTGTTTTCATTATAGTCTATCTGATAGAGTAAGGAATTTGTAACACAAATATTaaggagaaaagaagaaatagaCACAGAGGAAGGCATATTCTATTAGTGGAGGAATGATTACAGTTTCTCAACACAGAATAATTCTTCACAGTAGAATATCTCTACCCATTCTTAGGAATGAAACTCCTCATGCCCTATCTCTGTATTACTGTTTTATTTATAACTGCAAGGGCACTCTCCctctcatgcttcatgcatatTTGGGTATAACTGAATATCTGCCAGCTTATGCAAGGATATCTTGGGTCTTCTAGAATACGCCTTTCACGAATTCCTATTCCTTCCTCTTCCATTCTATTTCTGCTCACTTACGGGCCCTGCTCCACTTTCATTTGCATTAAATTATGCTGTAAACATGCTTAGGCTGGACTTCTGACTTGCCTGACCTTTTGCCTCTTGTTGACCTTGTGTTATTCATCCACTTCACATTATTTTCCTGATGGCACTGCACTACTATTTCAGTGAGAAAATCTTGAGACCAAAGTTCTGGCAGTTTAGTCAAATAGTTCTCcttttaactataaaaattaagataCTTGTACCTCTTCCGGAACCAGAGGCAAGAAGGGCCATGTTTGAGGAACTCCTGCCATCACAACCTGATGAGATTGAGCTCCCTTATGATCTGTTGGTGGGAAGTACAGAAGGTTATTCAGGTTCAGATATTCGATTACTGTGCAAAGAAGCTGCCATGCAGCCACTGAGACGGCTGATGGCACTCCTTGAAGATAGACGGGAAGTGGTGCCTGAGGATGGTAAGTGATTACCTGATTGCACATATGAATTCTTAGTGAAATCATGAAAGCTGCATCTAATAAGTGGAGAACAGGTTCCGGTATTCTGATAACTTTCTATTTCTACAGAGGGATATATGCAactagatttaaaaaaaaaaaaaaaagtaataggaacagaaaaaaaaaaaaagaacatgcGCCACGAAGAAAGTGATTTATCAACCATTGCACTCTAAACTGatgaataatatatatttaattctcaTTGCTTGCACGGTTTGTATCTGCAATTTGTTTTTGGTCATTGATCATAAACTGAAGAATCGATTGTTGGCTTACAGAGTTGCCAAAAGTTGGGCCGATCACAGCAGATGATATAGAAACAGCCTTGAAAAACACCAGGCCATCTGCTCATCTCCATGCCCACCGTTATGAGAAGTTTAATGCTGATTACGGTAGCCAAATACTCCAATGAAGGCGCACATTCTCTGTTGTCATTCTAAATTCCTCCATGTAATGTTTCTTAGTTCATGTTCTTGTCGAATGATGTTTAGTATTGTTTCTTTACCATAATGAGTCTAGAGCAGATAATCATATTTCGTGGTTTTGTCGGTTTATTTTAAGTGAAGCTGGAGATGCTTTCTGTAGATTAGCACATTCATTGGGAGGTCACTGTACATTGGATGTGCAAATTGAATTTTACAAGATTCTTTTTTCCGCTTTGACATTTGATGTGATCCCGACCCCCTTCCGTCAACTTGCGGGGAGTCTGGGAGAAGTTGAAGACTGTTTActtgcctagttctttttcaCCATGTTTGCTACAGACCCTATCtggtgcttttctttttcttaataaaaGGGGGTGAATTTGTAGACGAGGGACTCTTTTCGTTACAGATTCATTATTTTCCTAAGAAATTTTCAAAGTatgatataaaagaaaattgtggGTGAAACTTGGGTAGAAAAGTATAAGACGTGATTGAAATAAGGTTTACCTTATCAGCTACGAAGCATCCAATGCCGCTTGTAGCATGCCTCAAAAAGTgtcaaaatttaaacatttttaaGACGTGAAAtggataattttttcttttaattttttttaaaagaatgattaaagagttaaattttacaaaaatatgaACATGTTATATAATTTGAGTGATTCCAGAATAGGAATGAGTTAGCTAGTTTATTTTGTAATGAACTAACCCTTTATTCCAATTCCTTTTCCCCTCCTCCCCCTCTAAGGCTACTCCCTTATTCCCTGTTGACCATTGGCTTTCCACTGCCCATTGCCCAATATGCCATCCTTCCTTCTCATACCGTTCACGGGTTCCTTTCTCACCTATGATCGGTATGTGAttagtttttgggtttatgtcCTACTAGTAGTGAGCTAGGGTTCATTGAAGTTGTCTTTCTTTGTCTGTGTCGCACAATATTGGTATTCTAAGAGACATGTGTTACTGACCCAAAGAGCTTCCCCAAGTCCAATAGGCTGAATGGGCCAACTAGCCATCATCAGGGGCGATATATGCTGGAAATTGGCTGGTGAAACATTGACGGGCTGAGTTGCCAAAATCGGATGTGGGTTGCCCAACTCGGATTGGCCAGTAGGCCTACGGACGGATTGGCTAGCAGAGTGGAAGGCCTGCCAGGCAGAACTGATAGGCGGGTGAAAAATCTGCTGGGCAAAATTAGCCAGCAGTAGCTGGCCTGGCAATAGGCAGCTCGGATGCCCCATAGGCCTACCGAGGATAAACCGGCTTAACCCGTAGGCCAACCGTGAACGAGTTGAGAAGACTCGTAGGCCAACCACGGAAAAGCTTGGGAAAGCCGTAGGCCTACCAAAGAGGGAGACTGCATGACCCGTAGGCCTGCCAAGGGAGAACTTAGATGCTTGGCAGAGCTGGTTGCCGCAGGAAGGCACAACTCGCGGAGTTGGCTTGGGCAGAAGGATTGCTAGCCCGTGGAACCTCGGCAAGGCAGGCAGACCTCCCCAGTTGGCCAACGAGCGCCAGACTGCATGGCTGGCCAGCGAACGTGGCAGGAACGGCAGCCCACAGGCCTGTGACCTCGCTGAGCGCTCAAGGCACGGGGGAAAGATGCGCAGACCATGTCCCAACACGCCCTACACCCGTGGCAGACCAACCAGGAGAAAATGGCAGAAGCTTGGAGAGTTCTCCAGAGAATTCTGGAACCTCCTGGAGCAGTCTAGGCAATTCTCCCAGTTTCTAGACAAAAAGACCAAGTGGCAGCCTCTGATTGGTCCAGCTGATCCAACGGCCAggaatttttcttattttcttgaattatctcAGCCATTAGATGAGGAGGTGGGGGAACACTATAAATACCCCCTCCCCCTGCTTGATTTGTACAGATTGTGAAAGTGAATTGTGAGTGAGTGTGTACTGTAAAGAGTGCTCTTGTAATTCTTTCTTATAGCAATACAAAGCAAGCTTCCCTTTTCAATCTTCTGTAATCACTCTACTTCCTTCTTTGCTTGTTACTTGTTTTCATTGGCCAATTGCTTCCAAGGGTGCCATAGCACTCTGCTGAGTTCAACCTCCTATAGGTGAACTGCTGCTGGTGAGAAGGCTGACTTAGCCCAGAAGAGTGGTCTAAGTGCCGCACGTGGCCTTGGAGAGACGAAATCATTGGGTCTTCTAGCAAGGAACgtgacaagtggtatcagagctgttGGAAGAAGGCATGGCAGATCCAGTTGAGCAATCTGTCCATGGTGGCCAAGCTGGTGGCGAGGAGTAGCCTACTGTGGTGTCTCAGCCTGCTGGACGCAAGAAGGGGACCAGAGGTAAGTCTCGTGAACCCTCTCGCACTGTTAGTGAGTTGGGGGATGTGGAGACTAGGCTGGCCAAGGTAGAGCTGAAGCTCATGGATGGCGAGGAGAAGTTCGAGGAAATAGACTTGCACTTGGAAGAACTCACAACGGCTGCTGATGAGTTTTGGGAGGAGGTGCAAACTGCCTTGAACGGTGCCATCGATAGGCTGGCTAGTGATAATGAGACAACCCACCACAGCCTGGGTGAGGAAATTGCCACGCTGAAGGAAGAAAATCGGTTCTTACGGAAAGAACTGGATAGAGTGCTGGGCAGAGTAAGGGAAGTAGTGGACGAGCTAGCATTGTTGAAGAGAGCCGTGGCACAAGGCAGCGTTGCTAGCCCGTCCATGTCCGTGGGGATGGCAGCCACTCCACAGCGGATGGAGGTGCCAAAACCTGCCCCTTTCAAAGGCTCCAGGAATGTCAAGGAGATAGATAACTTCTTGTGGAGCATGGAGCAATTCTTTAGAGCCATGGGGATCACTGATGAAGGTGTTAAGGTGGACAGTGCATCCCTATATTTGGCCGACACTGCCATGgtatggtggaggaggtgttaTGCTGACATAGAGAAAGGCCTTTGCACAATCGCTACTTGGAGTGATTTCAAGAGAGAGCTAAAGAAGCAATTTTATCCGGAGAATGCTGCCTCGGAGGCGAGAGCCAAGCTGCGTAGGCTGACACAACGGGGGAGTATTCGGGACTATGTCAAGAAATTCTCCGAGGTAATTCTTGAGATCCCTGACTACCCTGATAATGAAGCCTTGTTTGCTTTCTTGGATGGCTTGCAGCATTGGGCCAAGCTAGAAGTCCAGAGAAGGGGTGCTCAAGACTTGGCCACAGCAATTGCCATTGCTGAGTCCTTGGTGCAATTTAGAAAGCAGCCCGATAAAGGCAAGACCAAGATTACCAAGGGCAAGGGACCTGCTGAAGCCAACCCCAAGCCCAGTGACAGCCAAAAGAGTGGCAAAAAGAAGGAGAATACTTTTAAATTCAAGAAGCCTGAATATTTCTCCAATAAGAATGCAGCTGCCCGGTTGCCTATGAAATGCTTCCTTTGTGAAGGCCCTCACCGTGCTAGAGACTGTCCAAAGAGAAATAAGCTCTCTGCTATGGTGGATGACAAAGAAGGCAGCACCAAAAAGCCTGATGAGGCAAGCATGGGATCACTCCAACTGGCAGCGATAAGCAAGCAGGAGCCGCTTAAGGAAAGGAAGGGCCAGCTCTATGTCAACATGACAATAGGGGACAACAAGGTGTGCGCCTTGGTTGACACTGGTGCTTCCAACAATTTTCTTAGGCTGGAGGATGCAAATCGGATGGGAGTGAGTTATGAACCCACTCTGGCATGGCTGAAGGCAGTCAACTCCAAGCCCAACATGGTCCATGGTGTGGCAAGAGATGTGAAGGTACAAATAGGTGAGTGGCTTGAAACTCTTGACTTCACAATTGTAATTATGGATTATTATCCTTGTGTTTTGGGGATGGAATTCATGGACAAGGTGAAGGCAATCCCCATCCCCTTTGCTGACTCAATGTGCATCATGGAAAATGGGAACATTtgcactgtaacgaccccaaaatggaccgtcaccggcgctaggattcaggtcggcttaaggccgccagaaaatcaaatctttgcatgatgaaatgaaaacatgaagaaatactcacaaaagacagagtttcacctcagcaagtaaaagaaacggtgctctaccgcttcaaccgactgagggccatttataggtggctggccagaccaccttcggcggccacacgtgaaaccgaaagccatgcatgttcggcggccgaacctcaacttcggcggccgaacctggcttttctgccttggttcatttcactcaaaaaaactcatttccttatgttttaacactataaaacataccaaaacatgttagaaaaacatcactctaacccttctagagacttccgacatcctggactctaccggaaagtagaattccgatgccggactctagccgggtattacatgcacCATTCCCCTAGCACGGGGAAAGTCTAGCCATAGCCAGTCTCTTTCGGCTATGCAACTTAGTAAGGGAGTCAGGAGGAAGGAGCCAACCTATCTTGTCTCCTTGAAGGAGGCGAACAAGGAAGTAAGGATTGATGCCATACCTGTGGAGGTGCTGGATGTCTTGGAAGAGTCCAAGGAACTGATGCCACCAGAATTACCTAAGAAACTACCACCAAGAAGAGAGGTGGATCATGCTATTGAGTTGGAGCCTGGTGCCAAACCACCCTCGGGTGTGCCTTATAGGCTTGCACCCCCAGAATTGGAAGAGCTGAGGAGGAGCTTAAGGAGCTTCTGGAAGCTGGTTTCGTCCAACCGTCCAAATCGCCCTATGGAGCTCCTGTCCTATTTCAGAAGAAGAAAGACGGCTCACTGCGAATGTGTGTGGACTATCGGGCTCTAAATAAAATCACTGTGAAGAATAAGTACCCAATCCCATTGCCTGCGGACCTTTTTGATAGGCTTGGTGGTGCCCGCTGGTTCACCAAGCTGGACTTGAGATCGGGTTATTGGCAGGTTCGCATAGCCGAGGGAGATGAACACAAGACGGCTTGTGTAACGAGGTATGGATCCTATGAGTTTCTTGTGATGCCTTTTGGCCTCACTAATGCACCTGCCACATTCTGCACTCTCATGAATAAAGTGCTCTACCCCTTCCTTGATAAATTTGTAGTAGTGTACTTGGATGATATTGTTATCTATAACAATACACTACAAGAGCATGTTAAGCATTTGAGGCAGGTCTTCAAGGTgttgaaagaaaatgaattgtATGTCAAGAAGGAGAAGTGCCTCTTTGCACAAAAGGAGATACCCTTCCTTGGCCACATAGTGGGAGAAGGCAAGGTAAGGATGGATCGAAGTAAAATCAAAGCCATTAATGAATGGCAGCCTCCAAAGAAAGTAACGGAGCTACGATCCTTCCTCGGACTAGCCAACTATTATCGGAGATTCATTAAAGGCTACTCTTCCATTGCTGCCCCACTAACTGATCTACTGAAGAAGAACAACCAGTGGGATTGGGATGATAGGTGTCAAAGGGCTTTTGAAGCACTGAAGCATGCCATGGTGGAAGAACCAGTGCTTGCCCTGCCCGATTTCTCCAAACCATTCGAAGTCCAAATTGATGCCTCTGACTATGCCATAGGCGGGGTGCTAATGCAAGAAGACCACCCAGTTGCGTATGAAAGCCGGAAGCTAAACGACACCGAGAGGCGCTATACGGTCCAAGAAAAAGAAATGACCGATGTAGTGCACTGCTTAAGGACGTGGAGGCATTATCTTCTGGGATCTAAATTTGTGGTGAGGACAGACAATGTAGCTACCAGCTATTTTCTGACCCAGAAGAAGCTGACACCAAAGCAAGCCCGATGGCAAGCCTTTCTGGGAGAGTTCGACTTCACGATGGAGTACAAGCCAGGCCGTGCGAATCTTGTGGCTGATGCTCTATCCAGGAAGGCGGAACTGGCAGCCACAAGCGTGCCTACATTACCGCTGGAGGAGCGGATAAAAGAgggcatgaagcatgataagtACTCGCAGGAGTTGCTGGATTGGGCTCGGCTTGGCAGGGTGCGAAGTATGTCATTGATGGGGAGCTGCTTAAGACAGAATCAGGCTGTCTATATGTTCCTGACTGGGGAGACTTGCGCAAGGATATCATTAGAGAGTGTCATGACTCTCTATGGGCTGGACACCCTGGTATAAACCGCACCAGGGCATTGGTGGAGCGAGCCTACTCTTGGCCTCGGCTGAAGCATGATGTGGAGGCCTATGTGAGAACTTGTCTGGTGTGCCAGCAAGACAAGGGCGAGCAGAGGAAGCCCGCTGGACTGCTGGAGCCCCTGCCCATTCCAGAAAAGCCGTGGGAGTCAATTTCCATGGACTTCATTGTAGGGCTCCCTAAGGTGGAGGGATGTGGAAATATTATGGTGGTTGTGGACAGGTTTAGCAAGTATGCCACCTTTATCCCTGTCCCTGATAAGTTTAATGCTGAAGATGCTGCCCGGTTGTTCTTTAAACATGTTGTAAAGTATTGGGGCATACCTCGGTCGATTGTGAGTGACCGTGACATACGGTTCACAGGGAAATTTTGGACCGAGTTGTTCAAACTACTGGGCACGGAGCTGAACTTTTCCACCTCTTTCCATCCACAAACCGACGGGCAGACGGAAAGAGTCAATGCCCTGCTGGAGATGTATTTGAGGCACTTTGTTAGTGCCAATCAGAAGGGCTGGGTGCAGCTCCTTGATGTAGCTCAATTCTCCTATAATCTGCAAAAATCTGAAGCCACTGGAGCTAGCCCGTTCGAAATTGCCACGGGGAGACAACCTCTCACCCCTCACACAGTTGCCACAAGCTATGGAGGGAGGAGCCCAGGTGCATACAAGATGGCTAAGGGATGGCAGGAGAAAAGAGAAATTGCTAAAGAATACCTTAGCAAGGCatcgaagaagatgaagaaatgGGCTGATGCATCAAAGAGGCATGTGGAGTTTAAGGAGGGAGACCTGGTGATGGTCAAACTCCTTCCCCCTTTGCTGAGGAATTATGGGAAAGTCCATAAAGGTCTTCTTCGGAGGTACGAGGGCCCCTTCCCAATTGAAAAACGGGTTGGAAATGTGGCATATCGAGTAAAATTGCCTGAACATATTGAAGCTCATCTTGTGTTCCATGTGAGCATGCTGAAACCTTTCCATAAGGATGAGGGTGAGCCGAGTAGAGGGGTATCTCACCGGGCACCAGCTGCTGTTGGCAAGAGCTATGCTAACCAAGTGAAGGAAATTGTGTCTCATCGGGTAGTGCCAAGGAGAGCCAACCATCCAAGCTACAAGGAGTACTTGGTACGATGGAAGGGCCTGTCCGATACCGAAGCAACTTGGGAGCATGAGCTCAACTTATGGGAGAACGAGGATGAGGTGCTAGCCTACTGGCAAGGGGCGACGAGGGCGTCGCCACATTAGCTGGAGGAGAATGTTACTGACCCAAAGAGCTCCCCCAAGTCCAACAGGCTGAATGGGCCAACTAGCCATCATCAGGGGCGATATATGCTGGAAATTGGCTGGTGAAGCCTTGACGGGCTGAGTTGCCAAAATCGGATGTGGGTTGCCCAACTCGGATTGGCCAGTAGGCCTACGGATGGATTGGCTGGCAGGGTGGAAGGCCTGCTAGGCGGAACTGATAGGCGGGTGAAAAATCTGCTGGGCAAAATTAGCCAGCAGTAGCTGGCCTGGCAACAGGCAGCTCGGATGCCCCATAGGCCTACCAAGGATAAACCGGCTTAACCCGTAGGCCAACCGTGAACGAGTTGGGAAGACTCGTAGGCCAATCACGGAAAAGCTTGGGAAAGCCGTAGGCCTACCAAAGAGGGAGACTGCATGACCTGTAGGCCTGCCAAGGGAGAACTTAGATGCTTGGCAGAGCTGGTTGCCGCAGGAAGGCACAACTCGCGGAGTTGGCTTGGGCAGAAGGATTGCTGGCCCGTGGAATCTCGGCAAGGCAGGCAGACCTCCCCAGTTGGCCAACGAGCGCCAGAC
This window encodes:
- the LOC110602750 gene encoding katanin p60 ATPase-containing subunit A-like 2 isoform X2, with amino-acid sequence MADEPSLTRWSFQFGRKKIPEKQNGESAADKSVPNGSSSSSASSNGNGQVKNIPDMAIYEQYRNQDRSTNHSNGVSSNGIGAKPQKPLLPTFDSAETRSLAEGLCRDIVRGNPDVKWESIKGLENAKRLLKEAVVMPIKYPKYFTGLLSPWKGILLFGPPGTGKTMLAKAVATECNTTFFNISASSVVSKWRGDSEKLVKVLFELARHHAPSTIFIDEIDAIISQRGEGRSEHEASRRLKTELLIQMDGLMRTEELVFVLAATNLPWELDAAMLRRLEKRILVPLPEPEARRAMFEELLPSQPDEIELPYDLLVGSTEGYSGSDIRLLCKEAAMQPLRRLMALLEDRREVVPEDELPKVGPITADDIETALKNTRPSAHLHAHRYEKFNADYGSQILQ
- the LOC110602750 gene encoding katanin p60 ATPase-containing subunit A-like 2 isoform X1, with translation MADEPSLTRWSFQDFKIFYDAKFGRKKIPEKQNGESAADKSVPNGSSSSSASSNGNGQVKNIPDMAIYEQYRNQDRSTNHSNGVSSNGIGAKPQKPLLPTFDSAETRSLAEGLCRDIVRGNPDVKWESIKGLENAKRLLKEAVVMPIKYPKYFTGLLSPWKGILLFGPPGTGKTMLAKAVATECNTTFFNISASSVVSKWRGDSEKLVKVLFELARHHAPSTIFIDEIDAIISQRGEGRSEHEASRRLKTELLIQMDGLMRTEELVFVLAATNLPWELDAAMLRRLEKRILVPLPEPEARRAMFEELLPSQPDEIELPYDLLVGSTEGYSGSDIRLLCKEAAMQPLRRLMALLEDRREVVPEDELPKVGPITADDIETALKNTRPSAHLHAHRYEKFNADYGSQILQ